A genomic segment from Acidobacteriota bacterium encodes:
- a CDS encoding caspase family protein — MKTALLRLSILTTALLLSASLIAVLPSWFNGVLAQTNKPTSRTSLTPQSKSKPTNQQRAIKIEPESSSPDIFAKLTKEDEHRFALIVGVNDYEPPIRQLSAPNEDANRLAEALVKFAAFPKRNITLLTSNQINPALRPTKNNIIRQIVAFQKNLQGNDLLLIAFIGHGYEMNNRGYILPMDGIVANLPTLEQTALSRDYIQEQIGMMQPKQIIFIMDACRNSPESRGLRVNQDAKVYMPNLYARDRITKVGLYAQMFAASPGQEAMEANGEGFFTSALVQGLEEATNEDGDVTLGELKRFIERRVPQIAQSQLLDKRIEVQKPEITIGPSELSSKFIIAHNPSRVMMGYLQVISNIPAPTILVKANGKPILEETLTGNRLEKNLNPGTYQIELTAKGYRKWTSNLTLKRGSNNPVEVNLESALGSVQIDLGELKATDKSLQIFIDEQNVKFAAVSDTPNQCRIRDIEEGTRKLKIMRGSEVVLERSLTVEGGEIKMLSLAAKTTNLLNVPTTGMLVLTTNVPTAQVIIKAQGKEALSKTIQNRRLELQLAPGEYEIEITAGGKYKSWKRPISIRQGTLIDRDAELVSSLGTISIDLGSLSADDKQLQITLDERPVTPIKVTANKVELRDVDEAAHKVKIKHPSFAESTYPVNVYGGQYSSISIAVKSLAISLTINSLPGTKISIGNLSPKTVPANGKLVIPNLPAGQYAVKAELAGHAIAVQSRFFDAGKDYEFDLKPIRESRHPNPTITTPTVSSLSSIKLQFSEPIGNDAQILVNGQKPNAGKVNRLERLVEIRDLSTGHYTIQIRHPQSGTTDLQEVDVEAATKIQIPVRFATRLVKLTVKSQAGTDIYVNGEFKGRLAGNELPIQLPPGEYRLKAVNDRFEELEKPVALDKDATLELPLTPVISSAKFNEEFTSLQNWTATKWQLDQKKNEVFMVVQGTEIGFLKDRKYTDFTMRFTLSFAKNNRKGAVWLMRARDEQNYYLFQLIGPKGSSPGVFRSFVIKGGAMVKQFEERVPIKLDIQDDQIHIFVEAVGSKIVHRISSTGSPTEKPVTFSELDDSSFSSGRLGFMTREGEEFWIRAISVVPQ; from the coding sequence AAACCAATAAGCCGACTTCCAGAACTTCTCTGACGCCGCAAAGCAAATCCAAGCCAACGAATCAGCAGCGCGCCATCAAAATCGAGCCGGAATCTTCATCCCCGGATATATTCGCGAAACTCACCAAAGAAGATGAACACCGTTTCGCGTTAATTGTCGGGGTGAATGATTACGAACCGCCGATTCGTCAACTTTCGGCTCCCAATGAAGATGCCAATCGACTTGCAGAGGCGCTCGTCAAATTTGCCGCATTTCCCAAACGCAATATCACGTTGCTGACCTCCAATCAGATCAACCCGGCGCTGAGACCGACAAAAAATAACATCATCAGACAAATCGTCGCTTTCCAAAAAAATCTTCAAGGAAACGATCTGTTACTGATTGCCTTCATCGGTCACGGGTATGAGATGAACAATCGCGGTTACATTCTGCCGATGGATGGAATCGTGGCAAACCTGCCGACCCTCGAACAAACCGCTTTGAGTCGTGATTACATACAAGAACAAATCGGCATGATGCAGCCCAAACAAATCATCTTCATTATGGATGCCTGCCGCAATTCTCCTGAAAGTCGAGGACTGCGAGTCAATCAGGACGCTAAAGTTTACATGCCGAATTTGTACGCCAGAGACCGCATCACCAAAGTCGGATTATATGCGCAGATGTTTGCCGCAAGTCCCGGACAGGAAGCGATGGAAGCCAATGGTGAAGGCTTTTTCACCTCCGCTCTGGTACAGGGTTTGGAAGAAGCCACCAATGAGGATGGCGACGTCACTTTGGGCGAATTGAAAAGATTTATTGAACGGCGGGTTCCGCAGATTGCGCAAAGTCAATTATTAGATAAACGCATAGAAGTACAGAAACCGGAAATTACCATCGGGCCATCCGAACTATCGAGTAAATTCATTATCGCCCATAACCCTTCGCGAGTGATGATGGGATATTTGCAAGTCATCTCGAATATCCCGGCTCCTACAATTCTGGTCAAAGCCAATGGCAAACCCATCCTTGAAGAAACCCTGACCGGAAATCGTCTGGAAAAAAACCTCAATCCGGGAACCTATCAAATTGAATTGACCGCAAAAGGCTACCGCAAATGGACAAGCAACCTGACCCTGAAACGCGGCAGCAATAATCCTGTGGAAGTCAATCTCGAATCGGCGCTCGGTTCCGTGCAAATCGACCTCGGCGAGTTGAAAGCCACCGATAAAAGCTTGCAGATTTTCATCGACGAACAAAACGTCAAGTTTGCCGCCGTCAGCGATACGCCCAATCAATGTCGCATCAGAGATATTGAAGAAGGCACCCGCAAATTAAAAATCATGCGCGGCAGTGAAGTGGTTTTGGAAAGAAGCCTGACAGTTGAAGGCGGCGAAATCAAAATGCTATCGCTTGCGGCAAAAACCACGAATCTGCTCAATGTTCCGACCACCGGAATGCTGGTGCTCACAACGAATGTGCCGACCGCACAGGTCATCATCAAAGCGCAAGGCAAAGAGGCATTGAGCAAAACCATTCAAAATCGACGGCTGGAATTACAACTTGCGCCGGGCGAATATGAAATCGAAATAACCGCGGGCGGGAAATATAAAAGCTGGAAGCGCCCCATCTCCATCCGTCAGGGAACGCTGATTGACCGGGATGCCGAATTGGTATCTTCGCTTGGAACCATCTCCATTGATTTAGGTTCACTGAGCGCCGACGATAAGCAATTGCAAATCACTCTGGATGAGCGTCCGGTGACGCCGATAAAAGTGACCGCCAATAAAGTCGAATTACGCGATGTTGACGAAGCCGCACATAAAGTCAAAATCAAACATCCCAGTTTTGCCGAATCCACTTATCCGGTGAATGTCTACGGCGGTCAGTATTCGTCGATTTCCATAGCTGTCAAATCATTGGCGATTTCTCTCACGATTAACAGTTTGCCGGGAACCAAAATTTCTATTGGCAATCTCTCACCCAAAACCGTTCCTGCCAACGGCAAATTGGTTATCCCCAATCTGCCTGCCGGTCAGTATGCCGTCAAAGCCGAACTTGCGGGTCACGCGATAGCAGTGCAATCTCGTTTTTTCGATGCCGGTAAAGATTACGAATTTGATTTAAAACCGATTCGCGAATCGCGACACCCAAATCCAACGATTACTACCCCGACGGTTTCATCGCTCAGTTCAATCAAACTGCAATTTAGTGAACCCATCGGCAATGATGCACAGATTCTTGTCAACGGGCAAAAACCGAATGCCGGTAAAGTGAATCGCCTGGAGCGATTGGTTGAGATTCGTGACCTCAGCACCGGTCATTATACGATTCAAATCCGTCATCCCCAGTCGGGCACCACTGACCTTCAGGAAGTTGATGTAGAAGCGGCAACTAAAATTCAAATCCCTGTGCGTTTCGCTACGCGACTCGTTAAATTGACCGTGAAAAGCCAGGCGGGAACCGACATTTATGTGAACGGAGAATTCAAAGGGCGACTCGCGGGCAATGAGTTACCCATTCAACTTCCGCCCGGCGAATACCGCTTGAAAGCCGTCAATGATCGGTTTGAAGAATTGGAAAAACCGGTCGCGCTTGATAAAGATGCAACCTTGGAATTGCCGCTCACGCCGGTCATCTCTTCGGCGAAATTCAATGAAGAATTCACCAGTCTGCAAAACTGGACAGCGACGAAATGGCAATTAGATCAGAAGAAAAATGAAGTCTTTATGGTGGTGCAAGGAACGGAAATCGGTTTCCTCAAAGACCGGAAATATACAGATTTCACCATGCGATTCACCCTGAGTTTCGCAAAAAATAATCGCAAGGGAGCCGTCTGGTTGATGCGCGCTCGCGATGAGCAGAATTATTACCTGTTTCAACTCATCGGACCCAAAGGAAGCAGCCCCGGAGTTTTCCGTAGCTTTGTAATTAAGGGCGGCGCGATGGTCAAACAATTTGAAGAGCGTGTGCCGATTAAACTCGACATTCAGGATGACCAGATTCATATCTTCGTTGAAGCGGTCGGTTCAAAAATCGTTCACCGAATTTCATCCACCGGGTCGCCGACCGAAAAACCGGTCACCTTCAGCGAACTGGATGACAGCAGTTTTTCATCCGGCAGGCTTGGCTTTATGACCAGGGAGGGCGAAGAATTCTGGATTCGCGCCATTAGTGTAGTTCCTCAATAA